A genome region from Stenotrophomonas maltophilia includes the following:
- the cyoC gene encoding cytochrome o ubiquinol oxidase subunit III, whose product MNLLTRPELASDTQAHEDHHEHDHSHEQGSMKVFGMWVYLMSDLVLFGSLFASYAVLSTAYAGGPTGKDLFSLPFVMAETFLLLVSSITYGQAVLAMHRHDASAVLRWLGVTFVLGASFIGMEIYEFSHLIHEGAGPSTSAYLSAFFALVATHGLHVASGLIWMAVVMHQVYRRGLTPTNITRVSCLSLFWHFLDLVWICVFTFVYLIGAF is encoded by the coding sequence ATGAACCTGTTGACCCGCCCCGAGCTGGCCAGCGACACGCAGGCGCACGAGGACCACCACGAGCACGACCACAGCCACGAGCAGGGCAGCATGAAGGTGTTCGGCATGTGGGTCTACCTCATGTCCGACCTGGTGCTGTTCGGTTCGCTGTTCGCCTCGTATGCGGTGCTCAGCACCGCCTACGCCGGCGGCCCCACCGGCAAGGACCTGTTCTCGCTGCCGTTCGTGATGGCCGAGACCTTCCTGCTGCTGGTGTCCAGCATCACCTACGGCCAGGCCGTGCTGGCGATGCATCGTCACGATGCATCGGCGGTGCTGCGCTGGCTGGGCGTGACCTTCGTGCTCGGTGCCTCGTTCATCGGCATGGAGATCTACGAGTTCTCGCACCTGATCCACGAAGGTGCCGGCCCGAGCACCAGTGCCTACCTGTCGGCGTTCTTTGCCCTGGTTGCCACCCACGGCCTGCACGTAGCCAGTGGCCTGATCTGGATGGCCGTGGTGATGCACCAGGTCTACCGCCGTGGCCTGACCCCGACCAACATCACCCGCGTGTCGTGCCTGAGCCTGTTCTGGCACTTCCTGGACCTGGTGTGGATCTGCGTCTTCACCTTCGTCTACCTGATCGGAGCCTTCTGA
- the cyoB gene encoding cytochrome o ubiquinol oxidase subunit I: MLGKLTWEAVPLHEPIVVVTLAAMVLGGLALLGAVTYFKLWGPLWRDWFTTVDHKKIGIMYVVVALVMLVRGFADALMMRAQLAAAGPGSDGFLPPEHYDQIFTAHGVIMIFFVATPFVVGLMNIIVPLQIGARDMAFPFLNAFSFWIFVVGAALMMISLGVGEFAMTGWVAYPPLSGIEFSPGVGVDYYIWALQASGIGTLLTGVNLFITILRMRAPGMTLMKMPVFTWTVLVTSVIIIAAFPILTVALGALTLDRYLDFNFYTNTLGGNPMMYVNLVWAWGHPEVYILVLPAFGIFSEVTATFARKKLFGYKSMVGATLAIGILSFIVWLHHFFTMGSGASVNAFFGIMTMIIAIPTGVKIFTWLFTMYGGRVEFSVPMLWTIAFLVTFTIGGMTGVLLAIPGADFLLHNSLFLVAHFHNTIIGGALFGYLAGFAYWFPKVFGFTLNERLGKWSFACWVIGFYLAFMPLYMLGFMGMTRRMNQYDNPAWTPYLIAAFIGALFVFAGIILMLVQIYVSVRDRKRNLDLTGDPWNARTLEWATPSPPPFYNFAVVPKADELDAFHEAKKRGLPPPPKKYAPIHMPKNTGVPLILNIWILVLCFALVWHIWWMAAASFIAMIVTLIVRSYDEDVDYYVSSEEVARTEAANLAKLKEVRA; the protein is encoded by the coding sequence ATGTTGGGTAAATTGACGTGGGAGGCCGTGCCGCTGCACGAGCCGATCGTCGTGGTCACATTGGCGGCCATGGTGCTGGGTGGCCTCGCGCTGCTTGGCGCGGTGACGTACTTCAAGCTGTGGGGCCCGCTGTGGCGTGACTGGTTCACCACCGTGGACCACAAGAAGATCGGCATCATGTACGTGGTGGTGGCGCTGGTCATGCTGGTGCGCGGCTTCGCCGATGCACTGATGATGCGCGCGCAGCTGGCCGCGGCCGGCCCAGGCAGCGACGGATTCCTGCCGCCCGAGCACTACGACCAGATCTTCACCGCGCACGGCGTGATCATGATCTTCTTCGTGGCCACCCCGTTCGTGGTCGGCCTGATGAACATCATCGTGCCGCTGCAGATCGGCGCGCGCGACATGGCGTTCCCGTTCCTCAACGCCTTCAGCTTCTGGATCTTCGTGGTCGGTGCCGCGCTGATGATGATCTCGCTGGGCGTTGGCGAATTCGCCATGACCGGCTGGGTGGCTTATCCGCCGCTGTCGGGCATCGAGTTCAGTCCAGGCGTGGGTGTCGATTACTACATCTGGGCGTTGCAGGCCTCCGGCATCGGCACCTTGCTGACCGGCGTCAACCTGTTCATCACCATCCTGCGCATGCGTGCGCCGGGCATGACCCTGATGAAGATGCCGGTGTTCACCTGGACCGTGCTGGTCACCAGCGTGATCATCATCGCCGCCTTCCCGATCCTGACCGTGGCGCTGGGTGCGCTCACCCTGGACCGCTACCTGGACTTCAACTTCTACACCAACACGTTGGGTGGCAACCCGATGATGTACGTGAACCTGGTGTGGGCCTGGGGCCATCCGGAGGTGTACATCCTGGTGCTGCCGGCGTTCGGCATCTTCTCCGAAGTAACCGCCACGTTCGCGCGCAAGAAGCTGTTCGGCTACAAGTCGATGGTCGGCGCCACGCTGGCGATCGGCATCCTGTCGTTCATCGTCTGGCTGCACCACTTCTTCACCATGGGCTCCGGTGCCAGCGTCAATGCCTTCTTCGGCATCATGACGATGATCATCGCCATTCCCACAGGCGTGAAGATCTTCACCTGGCTGTTCACCATGTACGGCGGCCGCGTCGAGTTCAGCGTGCCGATGCTGTGGACCATTGCCTTCCTGGTCACCTTCACCATCGGTGGCATGACCGGCGTGCTGCTGGCCATCCCGGGCGCGGACTTCCTGCTGCACAACAGCCTGTTCCTGGTCGCGCACTTCCATAACACCATCATCGGCGGCGCGCTGTTCGGCTACCTGGCCGGCTTCGCCTACTGGTTCCCGAAGGTGTTCGGATTCACCCTCAACGAGCGCCTGGGCAAGTGGTCGTTCGCGTGCTGGGTGATCGGCTTCTACCTGGCCTTCATGCCGCTGTACATGCTGGGCTTCATGGGCATGACCCGCCGCATGAACCAGTACGACAACCCGGCGTGGACGCCGTACCTGATCGCCGCCTTCATCGGTGCGCTGTTCGTGTTCGCGGGCATCATCCTGATGCTGGTGCAGATCTACGTGAGCGTGCGCGACCGCAAGCGCAACCTGGACCTGACCGGCGACCCGTGGAACGCACGCACGCTGGAATGGGCCACGCCGTCGCCGCCGCCGTTCTACAACTTCGCCGTGGTGCCCAAGGCTGATGAGCTGGACGCCTTCCACGAAGCGAAAAAGCGTGGCCTGCCACCGCCGCCGAAGAAGTACGCGCCGATCCACATGCCGAAGAACACCGGCGTGCCGCTGATCCTCAACATCTGGATCCTGGTGCTGTGCTTCGCCCTGGTCTGGCACATCTGGTGGATGGCCGCGGCCAGCTTCATTGCGATGATCGTGACCCTGATCGTGCGGTCCTACGACGAGGACGTGGACTACTACGTCAGTTCCGAAGAGGTGGCGCGCACTGAAGCGGCCAACCTGGCCAAGCTGAAGGAGGTACGCGCATGA